The Pseudomonas leptonychotis genomic sequence AGTTGTACTTGGCCGTAGGATCGACAGAGATTCAGATTCTTGGGCCAAGCGCTCCTCGGCGAACTTGTTTTATCGCATCCACAACAAGATGACCAGCTCGAAAATACCGGAAAATGTGGGTGACTTCCGCCTGATGGATAAGTGCGTAGTGGAGGCAATTAAAGAACTTCCTGAATCAAGACGCTTTATGAAAGGGCTATTTGCATGGGTAGGCTTCAAAACAACCTATATCAACTACTCTAGGCCTCAGCGCTCTGCAGGAACAAGCAAGTTTAACGGCTGGAAGCTTTGGAACTTTGCTCTAGAAGGGATCACCAGCTTCAGCACAGACCCTCTTAAAATATGGACATATCTCGGATTGACGTTCTCCGCAATCTCATTCCTATTCGCGATTTTTATAGCGTTAAAAGTCATTATTCATGGCGCTGATGTTCCGGGGTACGCTTCCATCATGGTCGCAGTCACTTTTT encodes the following:
- a CDS encoding glycosyltransferase family 2 protein translates to MKLSLIVPVFNEAETVSLFINSISTVFDKEPLVDLEILFINDGSTDDTLLRLLELQSIDNRIQIIELSRNFGKEAALTAGLQICSGQIIVPIDVDLQDPPQLIPAMITKWREGYEVVLGRRIDRDSDSWAKRSSANLFYRIHNKMTSSKIPENVGDFRLMDKCVVEAIKELPESRRFMKGLFAWVGFKTTYINYSRPQRSAGTSKFNGWKLWNFALEGITSFSTDPLKIWTYLGLTFSAISFLFAIFIALKVIIHGADVPGYASIMVAVTFLGGLQLIGIGILGEYLGRTYIESKRRPVFIIRQIYRGKR